In Carassius carassius chromosome 5, fCarCar2.1, whole genome shotgun sequence, one genomic interval encodes:
- the LOC132140340 gene encoding flavin reductase (NADPH)-like, which produces MKIAVLGATGQTGQQLVSQALQQGHCVTAVVRNKAKLTLTHENLKVVEADVFSEDSLKPHFQGQDAVLSCLGFPISFFYGVTGYTQSMTAALNAMRGVKVNRIITMTSWYTDPDSGSNSSYLIRFMLLPMIRSVLNNMYEMENFLKQTDDINWTVVRPPGLKNMPTTANEFLTHEGYYVPDENGLPVGQSVSRGDVARFMLSLLSNNAWMKKAVAIITK; this is translated from the exons ATGAAGATCGCTGTTCTCGGCGCGACAGGTCAAACCGGACAGCAGCTGGTCAGCCAGGCTCTTCAGCAGGGACACTGCGTCACGGCCGTCGTCAGAAACAAGGCGAAACTGACGCTGACGCACGAGAACCTCAAG GTGGTTGAAGCAGATGTTTTCTCAGAAGACAGCCTGAAACCGCACTTCCAAGGTCAGGATGCTGTGTTGTCCTGTCTTGGCTTTCCAATCTCATTTTTTTATGGAGTCACTGGCTACACCCAGTCTATGACGGCAGCATTAAATGCAATGCGTGGAGTCAAAGTAAATCGAATCATCACCATGACCTCTTGGTACACTGACC CTGATTCAGGCTCCAATTCTTCCTATCTCATCCGCTTCATGTTGCTTCCCATGATTAGAAGTGTTTTGAACAACATGTATGAAATGGAAAACTTTCTCAAGCAGACGGACGACATAAACTGGACTGTTGTCCGTCCTCCTGGTCTGAAGAATATGCCAACAACAG CCAACGAGTTCCTCACTCATGAAGGTTATTATGTCCCTGATGAAAATGGTCTGCCGGTCGGTCAGTCTGTGTCAAGAGGAGATGTGGCTCGTTTCATGCTCTCTCTACTCAGTAACAATGCTTGGATGAAGAAAGCTGTTGCTATCATCACCAAATGA
- the LOC132140341 gene encoding N-acylethanolamine-hydrolyzing acid amidase-like has translation MKLEICLFLGVTVFCVSTADFSPPVVNISLDVPAFQRWAPLKKLYDIDFLRKAAAEVIDSTVPEWVHDAVKPIVKALEKYIPQPYAGEIQGIASFYGTDNADIVLLNFAYEVSAFCTSIVTQDTKGNIYHGRNLDYPHDVLRNLTLDVMFIKNGKVAYRGTTFAGYVGLWTGQSPNKFTVSGNERNKGYWWENVISAVLLKSSPVSWLVRETLESAVDFQDAVLRLAKVPIITDVYYILGGVHASEGVVITRDRSGSADIWPLDPLLGNWYRVETNYDHWLPAPKRDDRRDVAMKALNATGQNHISMDSLYQVLSIDPVCNRITVYTTIMSAATPEKYKTVVRDVRTNHNTT, from the exons ATGAAGCTAGAGATTTGTCTGTTCCTCGGAGTGACAGTCTTCTGCGTATCGACAGCTGATTTCTCTCCTCCAGTGGTAAACATCAGTCTGGACGTGCCTGCCTTTCAGCGATGGGCTCCTCTGAAGAAGCTCTATGACATTGATTTCTTGAGAAAAGCCGCAGCTGAAGTGATCGA CTCAACTGTTCCCGAATGGGTTCATGATGCAGTTAAACCTATAGTGAAGGCTCTGGAGAAATACATCCCACAGCCGTACGCTGGAGAAATACAGGGCATTGCATCCTTCTATGGCACTGACAATGCAGATATTGTGCTGTTGAACTTTGCCTATGAAGTATCTGC cttttgCACCAGTATTGTAACTCAAGATACAAAGGGCAATATATACCATGGCAGAAACCTGGATTATCCCCATGATGTGCTCAGAAATCTTACTCTAGatgtaatgtttattaaaaatggaaag GTGGCATACAGAGGAACCACTTTTGCTGGTTATGTTGGGCTGTGGACAGGACAGAGCCCTAACAAGTTTACAGTGTCTGGCAATGAGCGCA ATAAGGGATATTGGTGGGAGAATGTAATTTCAGCAGTTTTATTAAAAAGTTCTCCAGTTAGCTGGCTTGTGCGAGAG ACTCTTGAATCAGCTGTGGATTTCCAGGATGCAGTGTTGAGACTGGCCAAGGTGCCGATCATTACAGATGTTTATTACATTTTGGGTGGTGTTCATGCTAGTGAGGGTGTAGTCATAACCAGAGACCGGAGCGGATCAGCTGACATCTGGCCTCTTGATCCACTTCTTGGAAA CTGGTATAGAGTTGAAACCAATTATGACCACTGGCTACCTGCCCCTAAACGAGACGACCGAAG AGATGTGGCCATGAAAGCACTGAATGCCACTGGTCAAAACCATATTAGTATGGATTCTCTTTATCAG GTTTTATCCATAGATCCAGTATGTAATAG GATCACCGTATATACAACCATCATGAGTGCCGCCACTCCTGAGAAGTACAAAACAGTTGTCAGAGATGTAAGAACAAACCATAACACTACAtga